The Marinomonas sp. CT5 genome contains the following window.
GAATTTCAGGAATATAGCTACCGCCGTATTGCCCGTAGAAACCGTTCTCGCTTTGCATGACTTGCTCCTAAAATTGTTATTTATTTAACTATACCGTTTAGTTAATTTAATGCGATGATAGATGTTCGTCAAGTAATTTGTATTAATTGATAAGAATCTAAAACCGTGAATAGATATCGATAGTGTGAAAGATCAGAGCCACATTAAGTTTTGCATTAGTCGAAGAAAAGGAAGTCGTTTAAAATCATCTTATATAAGTATGTTTGAGGATGGTTTATGGATATTTTACTGGTCATTGATATGCAGAAGTCGATGTTTTTAACGCCAAGGTTAAATACAGATAGCGTTGTAAGTAACATCAATTCACTGGCTCGTTTTATTCGTCAGAATGGCGGAGTGGTTTTGTATGTTCAACATAACGGGACGGTAGAAGAGGGGTTGGCTGAAGGGACTCCAGGCTGGGAAATTATTGATGAGCTGGATGTTCAGGCTGATGATATGAAAATGACCAAGACCGCTTGTGATGCGTTTTATGAAACAAATTTAGCGCCAATTCTTACTGCTTTGAAAGCGGACAATGTGGTTATCACTGGTGCGGCAACTGAGTTTTGCGTCGATACGACGTTAAGGTCTTGCTTGAGTAAAGGTTTTAATCTGACGGCCATTGCAGATGCTCATACCACCGCTGATCGAGAGCATTTGTCGGCAAAAAGTATTGTTGAACATCATAATTGGACATGGGCAAATTTGATTCTTCCAGAAGTAGATCTAAAGGTTGTTACTACTGCTGATTGGATTGGGACTCATTGAACATGTTGATGGTGTTACGATTATCAAGAGTGAAATACATTCAAGCTTTCTAGCGATTCCAAGAGGAAATTATGGCAAGAGGAAGACCCAGTAAAAAAGCGCACATAGTGGAGTCCGCATGTGGCTTATTTACTCAGCAGGGTTATCAAAGCACCAGCATTGACCAAGTCGTTGCCACGGCTGGCGTGTCTAAGCCCACGGTATACAGTAATTTTCCTACCAAGTTGGTATTGTGGGAAATGGTGTTAACTTCGTTAACAGAGCAAGCGCAAGGTGACATGCAAAAAGCGTTAGGTCGTTTGCAATCTAAAAAAGAGGCGTCGCTAATAAATGGCTGGATGTTGCTCTGGCAAGTGTGGGTGAATAAAGCGGAGCACCTTGCTACGTACCGCATTTTATTAGGGGAGCAGCATAAAATGGCACCTTCTACCTTTGCCTTATTTACTGAGTTTGAAGCGGTTTTAGAATCCACTTTGAAAGCATGGATTGCGGACTTTAGTGTATCTGCGGTGAATTTCTTTGCATTGAAAGCGGTGAGCAAAGAAGCGCTCCTGATGCCAGCCTTGATGAAACAGAGGATGATGGATAAGCCAGACTTGGAAAGTCAGCTTGATGCCTTGTTAGCTGATTCTATCACCATAAAAAAAGCCAAATAGTACTGACTATTTGGCTTTTGATTTTTTCTATGAAAGCTTAAATGTTGCCGTTAGATTGCTGTGTTTGGCTCTTCAATCTCTTCCTCAAGGCGGCCTTTTTCGGCCCAATACATGATGCATATTGCCAGAGATCCCATCACCACAAAACCACCCGAAATCGGCAATAAGGTATTGTTGTACATTTGGCCTATGATAGTACCAATTCCCATCGACATGATCGCTGATACCGAACCAATAACCGCAGAAGCAATACCTGCAACATGGCCCATAGGCTCCATCGCAAGAGAGTTGACATTACCGAATAGCAAGCCAAAGCAGAAGAACAATATGGAAGCGTATACGAGGAACATCCATAGAGTAATGGAAACGAAGGCATGCAGAGCGAAAAAAGCTATGGAGGCGATAACGACAATGCAAATAGAGCGGAAAGCAATATATCTTGCGCCATGTTTTTCCACAATGCGAGAGTTGATTAGCGAAGAGAAACCTAATACCAAGGCGAGCAAGCCAAAGTACAGGGCAAACAGGTTTCCAGTCTTAAACTGTACTTGAAATATCTGCTGTGAAGAGTTCAGATAGCCAATGAAACTACCGAAAAATAGCCCCATGCAAATAGTGTAGCTCGCTGTAATGCGATTTGTGACAACTTCTTTAAACCCTTCTACAAAACCTTTTTTGGAAAACGGAATCCGATTGGACTTTGGTAGGGTTTCTTTTAGGCGTAAGCCAATCCAAGCGGCCAATATCACCGCATAAACTAGGTATAGCTCAAAGATACCGCGCCAGTCTGAAACAAACATGATAGCTTGCCCGAGTGTTGGTGCAATAGCTGGAACCAGGACAAAAATCATCATCACCAAAGACATAATCCGAGCCATTTGAGCACCATGATACAAATCACGTACTAACGAAATAGCTGAGATATAAGGTCCAGCAACGCCCAATCCTTGGATAAAGCGACCTAACATGAGCATTTCTAAACTGTCTGCCTGATAGCACACCACGGTGCCGAGCAAATAGATTGCGAAGCCACAAAACAAAATAGGGCGACGTCCCAAGGAATCGGATAATGGACCGCAAATTAACTGACCCATTGCCAGACCAAGAAACAACATACTGATTAGCAGCTGGGGTTGGTTAGCTGTAACCGCACCCAGCTCCTTTCCGATAATACCAAGTGCTGGAAGCAAGGCGTCGATCGAAATCGCCGTAATCGACATTAATAAAGCCACTAAAAGTGTGAATTCCTTCGCTCCCATGCCGGAAGCCGAAGTGTTGTTGTGCGCATTTTCCATATGTCATCCAAAGAAAATAGGTGTGTACGAAGTGAGAGAGCGATCAAAATGAGCCCTTAATAATAGCCGAGTATTATACTCAGCTATTATTAATATTCATCGGCGATTTTCACATTAATAAAGGAAGTTAATGCCGTTTAATCGGTTTGACTATGCTATTAGTAAGGTAGTAAAACATGAATACTTTTTACGAAAGGGTAACTAATGCATAAGAGTGAACAAGAAAAAATAGCGCTTGAACATCAAGCTGCCAAACTGTTTATGCGTTGCTATGAACGTAATACGGGTAAACCTATTCGTCATATTTGGCATAATGACCCAATTCGCCCCGATGTCTCTTGCATGTTAGAAGGGGAGCGTCTCGATATAGAAATTGCCCATCTCTACGGATCGGAAGAAGAGGCCATGGCAATTTTAGGTCGAAATCTTACTGATAAAACTCGTGCGACCTTACAGGCCTTGAACAATGAGCCTGCAGATGAACGTTTGCTTAGGTCTTTGAATAAAATTTTAGAGAATAAATCGGGTAAGCAATACGATTCAGACAGGGTCTGGTTGGTAATCAGAAATATGCACCCGGCTTGGAGTCAGGCGGATATAAAAGCACTTGAGCATCTTATTACAATCCCAGTGCCACATGCTTTTGAGAAAGTATGGATTCTCGGTGATATAGAGGGTAAAAGCGGTATTGTTCGGCTTTATCCCTAATATTAAAAACAACTAGTTATCTGTAGGTTTCTTTTCTGAACGCTTTTGGGCCAATTCATTGAGTCGTATTTGTTCCGCTTTGTATTTTTTCAGAATAATAAGTCCAACAATTAATGCCGCGCAGAAGAAGATGATTGCAAAGGCGCCGAGGGCGATGGTGGCTAGAGAATGCATAATCTTGGTGCTCAATAAAACAGTGGCGGTCATTATATAAAAAAATGGCCACTTTAACAGAGAAGTAAAGTGGCCGGCTTTTATACTTTGCTCAGTGGTGCTGGCTTTAGCGTTGGTGAACGCATTTCCCCGCAGAGTAGGTTGCTTGAATGGCTCTATCGTCGCCTATGGTCATAAAGACGAAAAGCGTTTCTTCGATGCTTTTAGACAGTGCTAAACGAGATTCTAGTAATGGCGTGCCTTTTTTATCAAGAATAATAAAGTCAGCTTCGCTGCCTACTGCTAAATTGCCAATTTTATCTTCTAGGCGAAGTGCTTTAGCCCCTCCTAAGGTAGATAAATACAGTGACTTAATTGGATTTAGGTTTTCGTTTTGCAATTGAATAACTTTGTACGCTTCGTTCATGGTTTGCAGCATAGAGAAGCTGGTGCCACCGCCAACATCTGTGCCTAGGCCAACGTTAACTTTATGCTCTTCAGCTTTATTCAGTTTAAACAAACCGCTGCCAATAAATAGGTTGGACGTTGGGCAGAATGAAATAGCGGAGCCGGTTTCGTGCAATCTATTATATTCGCTGTCGCACAGGTGAATGCCATGGGCAAAAACCGATCGCTCACTCAGTAGTTTGTGCTGATCGTAGACATCTAAATAGTTAGAACTGGTAGGAAACAGTTCTTGTACCCAAGCGCATTCGTCTTTGTTTTCAGAGAGGTGCGTATGCAGGTATACATCGCTGTATTCGCTTAATAGCTTGCCTGCCAATTGTAATTGTTCATCTGAGCTCGTTGGGGCAAAGCGAGGGGTGATAGCGTAGTGCAAGCGTCCCTTATTATGCCAAGTATCAATAAGCTCTTTGCTTTCTTGGTAGCTCGTTTCTGGCGTATCAGTTAAATAATCAGGGGCATTGCGATCCATCATGACTTTGCCGCAAATCATACGTAAATTTTGGACTTCGCAGGCCTCGAAAAAAGCGTCAACGGAGACTTTGTGAACCGTGCCAAACACTAATGCCGTTGTTGTCCCGTTGCGTAAAAGCTCTTTTAGAAAGCGATCCGCAACGTTTCGTGCGTGAGCTTTGTCTGCGAACTTGCTTTCTTCGGGGAAGGTGTACGTATTGAG
Protein-coding sequences here:
- a CDS encoding isochorismatase family protein, producing the protein MDILLVIDMQKSMFLTPRLNTDSVVSNINSLARFIRQNGGVVLYVQHNGTVEEGLAEGTPGWEIIDELDVQADDMKMTKTACDAFYETNLAPILTALKADNVVITGAATEFCVDTTLRSCLSKGFNLTAIADAHTTADREHLSAKSIVEHHNWTWANLILPEVDLKVVTTADWIGTH
- a CDS encoding TetR/AcrR family transcriptional regulator is translated as MARGRPSKKAHIVESACGLFTQQGYQSTSIDQVVATAGVSKPTVYSNFPTKLVLWEMVLTSLTEQAQGDMQKALGRLQSKKEASLINGWMLLWQVWVNKAEHLATYRILLGEQHKMAPSTFALFTEFEAVLESTLKAWIADFSVSAVNFFALKAVSKEALLMPALMKQRMMDKPDLESQLDALLADSITIKKAK
- a CDS encoding multidrug effflux MFS transporter codes for the protein MENAHNNTSASGMGAKEFTLLVALLMSITAISIDALLPALGIIGKELGAVTANQPQLLISMLFLGLAMGQLICGPLSDSLGRRPILFCGFAIYLLGTVVCYQADSLEMLMLGRFIQGLGVAGPYISAISLVRDLYHGAQMARIMSLVMMIFVLVPAIAPTLGQAIMFVSDWRGIFELYLVYAVILAAWIGLRLKETLPKSNRIPFSKKGFVEGFKEVVTNRITASYTICMGLFFGSFIGYLNSSQQIFQVQFKTGNLFALYFGLLALVLGFSSLINSRIVEKHGARYIAFRSICIVVIASIAFFALHAFVSITLWMFLVYASILFFCFGLLFGNVNSLAMEPMGHVAGIASAVIGSVSAIMSMGIGTIIGQMYNNTLLPISGGFVVMGSLAICIMYWAEKGRLEEEIEEPNTAI
- the guaD gene encoding guanine deaminase, whose protein sequence is MSHLKAWRCAIIHCIADPKDVGIDAAYEYFEDGILVIQDDKIHALGNAADILPTLPENTPIEHHPDAIITPGFIDTHIHYPQTDMIGSYGEQLLTWLNTYTFPEESKFADKAHARNVADRFLKELLRNGTTTALVFGTVHKVSVDAFFEACEVQNLRMICGKVMMDRNAPDYLTDTPETSYQESKELIDTWHNKGRLHYAITPRFAPTSSDEQLQLAGKLLSEYSDVYLHTHLSENKDECAWVQELFPTSSNYLDVYDQHKLLSERSVFAHGIHLCDSEYNRLHETGSAISFCPTSNLFIGSGLFKLNKAEEHKVNVGLGTDVGGGTSFSMLQTMNEAYKVIQLQNENLNPIKSLYLSTLGGAKALRLEDKIGNLAVGSEADFIILDKKGTPLLESRLALSKSIEETLFVFMTIGDDRAIQATYSAGKCVHQR